The following are encoded together in the Mesoterricola sediminis genome:
- a CDS encoding esterase/lipase family protein, with protein MFIHGLNGDKRKTWLTQTEQPELWPCWLTADIESACTWTIGYDASPTRWHGFSMALQDRAENLLPLIINEKGLSTGNIVFVGHSLGGLVIKQLLRCADREKNFSKAAELFLHRVKGVAFLGTPHFGSAWAGVARKLGSLLRMSPAAAILERNNPALRELNLWYRSFCTTNQVQNLVLVEMRPMKRLGLVIVTPDSSDPGVGVAPIPIDADHVGIAKPMNRKAEVYKHLIEFINGPFNGIHSDILLSESIKQNSLEVRALADISEKQAQAIDRLGHILLDELPRCENPQVMGAYGRQIIDSEATKRLRKIKISRFFNEFNLIASINALLTSVEGGDLGNVSDVVKLEILGWCSRFLSLTDLHRAREILNRASIYGDSQTLIIARAFVEVQTSGIPTALGLLASIDSCVARSAAFMILRNHQGLQYAFEWLEQTGISVDQLDSEGRFIALQGCMQEEAWDMVLKLADGMVESDFEHTPILMHAVGDAFLARAVPVELRAKVLQQLQYGIFQFPLASDAEALSFRRSAQDMYERVAQFAMDLGFQRAANISSDKALCLALRDVDREAMARLELEKSMRDPECSLRRLPLAIQYGLDVDLAAAEIQVDRQTVLSGGTSAEAAIARFALALAKKSPAEVASYLDQHRSQLLQHLDSKAIGFIEVEMLSRSGQLQKASLRFQEMISLGITSLEELRIRKIMDEAAGVEPLTHLLALYEKSGSITDLRNLVNALEEGKDWKRLILFGSKMFELTRDLSDAVSYAKALYENDEFLSLEKLFNEFPEIIDQSENLRAIRCWALYRQGRLNEARLSLPGTRAGELNDTGAELFANIAIASGDWESLHVFIEEQWAARSTRRPMELLRAARLAQMVGSSRSRDLVFESARLGSEDPNILIGCYVIATELGWEDSVEASAWLQKAAGLSGEDGPIRHMSMEELINRQPSWEAQTNQVFRVLRKGQAPILAAAQMLNRSLLNLFLVPALVNQGEADIRKRVVINSFSGARGRNTATPRCIAIDATALLTIELLGLSEVVLEHFREIAIPHGTLGLLLEEKRKILFHQPSLVADAHELRRLLSTGCLKAFEPSVLPEAKLSGLIGDALAAMVADAKTNHSLDGKPRFVVHPFPVFTGSLMQEEADLSQYEDYLCGCMAVVERLANQGELTASTYKDCKAYLMLQEQPWPKKNEINEPAQIYLDDIAVSHLQHLKLLASLERCGLTAFVSNSKIAEADALIRHEHYAEKAVAVVEALRLHLRAGIECGKVRVGQRLTGDDKEGELRIGQHPTLAMLPLSVSTDAIVIDDRFFNQHATVSFDGVEKPLLTTIDVIDLLVDSGALDNEQALTHKTTLRLAGMIHVPLSEGELATCLLNAHVKDGKLIETAELRAIKENILLARMADVLQIPLEVSWLDSFCHACHRVLQSQWQEGADYCSIRVKSNWLFDLMNFRRWAHSYKGLVPNAEDRYRLQVAALMVLPTCKSNEVRREYFDWFENEILKEIKERDHPLFSLIVTGAANLIDSCLKNIYANEAQNDK; from the coding sequence GTGTTTATCCATGGCCTGAATGGAGACAAGCGAAAGACTTGGCTAACTCAAACCGAGCAGCCAGAGCTGTGGCCATGTTGGTTGACTGCAGATATTGAAAGCGCCTGCACCTGGACTATCGGTTACGATGCGTCACCCACAAGGTGGCATGGCTTCAGTATGGCCCTCCAAGACAGAGCAGAAAACTTACTTCCTCTCATTATAAATGAAAAGGGCTTATCGACTGGAAATATAGTCTTTGTTGGTCATAGCCTCGGTGGCTTAGTAATTAAACAGTTGCTACGATGTGCGGACAGGGAAAAAAATTTTAGTAAAGCCGCAGAATTGTTTTTACACCGGGTTAAAGGGGTTGCCTTCTTGGGAACCCCTCACTTTGGGTCTGCTTGGGCTGGTGTGGCCAGGAAGCTCGGGTCTCTGCTCCGCATGTCACCAGCAGCTGCAATTCTCGAACGTAACAATCCGGCTTTACGTGAATTAAACCTTTGGTATAGATCTTTTTGCACTACAAATCAAGTTCAAAATCTTGTTTTGGTGGAAATGCGGCCGATGAAGAGGCTCGGGCTTGTAATTGTCACGCCTGATAGTTCGGACCCCGGGGTTGGGGTCGCGCCGATCCCAATTGATGCTGATCATGTCGGAATTGCAAAGCCAATGAACCGTAAGGCCGAGGTCTACAAGCATTTGATTGAATTTATTAATGGCCCTTTCAATGGAATCCACTCGGACATATTATTGTCAGAATCAATTAAGCAAAATTCCTTGGAAGTCAGAGCGTTAGCAGATATATCCGAAAAACAGGCACAGGCTATTGATAGATTGGGGCATATTCTCCTGGATGAGCTGCCCCGTTGTGAGAATCCGCAGGTTATGGGGGCCTATGGCAGGCAGATTATTGATTCCGAGGCAACAAAAAGGCTCAGAAAAATAAAAATTTCAAGATTTTTTAATGAATTCAATTTAATTGCTTCGATTAACGCTTTGCTGACAAGCGTTGAAGGCGGGGATCTGGGGAATGTCTCCGATGTCGTAAAGCTTGAAATTCTGGGATGGTGCTCGCGCTTTCTCTCCCTGACTGACTTGCATAGGGCGCGAGAAATCCTTAACCGTGCGTCAATCTATGGAGACAGCCAAACACTAATAATCGCACGTGCGTTTGTTGAAGTGCAAACGAGCGGTATTCCGACAGCACTTGGCTTGCTCGCATCCATTGATTCTTGCGTGGCAAGATCGGCTGCGTTCATGATTCTAAGAAATCACCAAGGTCTGCAGTATGCATTTGAATGGCTGGAGCAAACGGGAATTTCTGTTGACCAATTAGACTCCGAGGGGCGATTTATCGCCCTTCAGGGATGCATGCAGGAAGAGGCATGGGACATGGTTTTGAAGTTGGCAGATGGGATGGTCGAAAGTGATTTTGAACATACTCCGATATTGATGCATGCTGTTGGTGATGCATTCCTTGCAAGGGCGGTTCCGGTTGAGTTAAGGGCCAAAGTCTTGCAACAACTTCAATATGGAATCTTCCAATTCCCTCTGGCGAGTGATGCAGAGGCCCTTTCTTTCAGGCGTTCTGCTCAGGACATGTATGAAAGGGTAGCTCAATTTGCCATGGATTTGGGATTTCAAAGGGCGGCCAATATTTCGAGCGATAAGGCTCTATGTCTTGCACTTCGGGATGTCGATCGCGAAGCAATGGCAAGGCTTGAGCTGGAAAAGAGCATGCGTGATCCAGAATGCTCTTTGCGTAGACTTCCCTTGGCGATTCAGTATGGTTTGGATGTCGATCTTGCAGCTGCGGAAATCCAGGTTGACCGGCAGACTGTATTGAGTGGGGGCACTTCTGCGGAGGCGGCAATCGCCAGGTTTGCACTAGCTTTGGCAAAAAAAAGTCCTGCCGAAGTGGCAAGTTATCTAGATCAGCACCGATCACAGCTATTACAGCATTTAGATTCAAAAGCAATTGGGTTTATTGAGGTTGAGATGCTTTCGCGCTCGGGGCAACTTCAGAAGGCGAGCTTGCGTTTTCAGGAAATGATTTCTCTAGGGATTACTAGCTTAGAAGAATTGCGAATCCGCAAAATAATGGACGAAGCAGCTGGGGTAGAACCGTTAACTCATCTTCTGGCGCTGTATGAGAAAAGCGGATCAATTACGGATCTGCGAAACTTGGTTAATGCCTTGGAAGAGGGCAAAGATTGGAAGAGGTTAATTCTATTCGGTTCTAAGATGTTTGAATTGACCCGGGATTTGTCTGATGCGGTCAGTTATGCAAAAGCTCTGTATGAAAATGATGAATTTCTCTCATTGGAAAAACTGTTTAATGAATTCCCTGAGATTATTGATCAATCTGAAAATTTAAGGGCTATACGATGTTGGGCGCTTTATCGGCAGGGGCGGCTTAATGAAGCCCGACTTTCCTTGCCGGGAACGCGTGCAGGTGAATTGAATGATACTGGTGCTGAATTGTTCGCTAACATAGCTATAGCATCTGGAGATTGGGAATCACTTCATGTTTTTATTGAGGAGCAGTGGGCCGCCCGGAGCACTCGAAGGCCGATGGAGCTCCTTCGTGCAGCCCGATTGGCTCAAATGGTTGGCTCTTCAAGGTCAAGGGACTTGGTCTTTGAATCGGCCCGACTCGGTTCCGAGGATCCAAATATTTTGATTGGATGCTACGTGATAGCAACAGAACTGGGTTGGGAGGACTCTGTGGAGGCTTCGGCCTGGTTGCAAAAGGCGGCTGGTCTTTCTGGAGAGGATGGTCCAATTCGGCATATGTCCATGGAAGAGTTGATCAATCGACAGCCTTCCTGGGAAGCGCAAACGAACCAGGTATTTAGAGTGCTTAGGAAGGGTCAGGCTCCGATCTTGGCGGCTGCGCAGATGTTAAATCGTTCTCTTTTGAATCTTTTTCTGGTTCCGGCCTTAGTTAACCAAGGCGAGGCTGATATTCGGAAAAGGGTGGTTATTAATTCTTTCAGTGGGGCGAGGGGACGAAATACGGCTACGCCTCGTTGTATTGCAATTGACGCGACGGCCTTGCTCACCATTGAGCTCCTTGGCTTGTCGGAAGTAGTGTTAGAACACTTTCGAGAAATAGCTATTCCTCATGGGACGCTCGGTTTGTTGCTTGAAGAGAAGCGGAAGATTCTTTTCCATCAGCCGAGTCTGGTTGCGGATGCACATGAGCTGAGGCGCTTGCTATCGACGGGATGCTTAAAAGCATTCGAACCTTCTGTTTTGCCTGAAGCCAAGTTATCTGGTCTGATAGGGGACGCTCTAGCTGCAATGGTGGCGGATGCAAAAACTAACCATTCTTTGGACGGGAAGCCAAGGTTTGTTGTCCACCCGTTTCCGGTCTTTACGGGCTCACTCATGCAAGAAGAGGCTGACCTTTCACAATATGAAGACTATTTGTGTGGGTGTATGGCTGTTGTTGAAAGGCTAGCAAATCAAGGTGAACTTACGGCCAGCACCTATAAGGATTGCAAAGCATACTTGATGCTTCAAGAGCAGCCATGGCCGAAGAAAAATGAAATCAATGAGCCAGCCCAAATATATTTGGATGATATTGCTGTTTCCCACTTACAGCATCTCAAGCTTCTTGCATCGTTGGAGAGATGTGGCCTGACTGCATTTGTGTCAAATTCAAAAATTGCAGAAGCTGACGCACTAATTCGTCATGAACACTATGCTGAAAAGGCAGTGGCGGTAGTTGAAGCTCTGCGGTTGCATTTGCGGGCGGGTATCGAGTGTGGCAAGGTCCGAGTTGGCCAACGATTAACCGGAGATGACAAGGAGGGTGAACTCCGGATTGGGCAACATCCTACGCTCGCCATGCTTCCTTTGTCGGTTTCAACGGATGCCATCGTTATTGATGATCGATTCTTTAATCAGCATGCAACTGTTTCATTTGATGGGGTTGAAAAGCCCCTGTTAACTACAATTGATGTAATTGACCTGCTCGTTGATTCTGGGGCCCTGGATAATGAACAGGCATTAACCCATAAGACAACACTACGCCTGGCAGGGATGATCCATGTTCCCCTTAGTGAAGGTGAACTTGCAACTTGCTTGTTAAACGCTCATGTAAAGGATGGCAAGCTTATCGAAACAGCAGAATTGAGAGCGATTAAAGAAAATATTCTTTTGGCCAGAATGGCTGACGTTTTGCAGATACCTTTGGAGGTTTCGTGGCTTGATTCATTCTGTCATGCTTGCCACAGGGTCCTTCAGTCACAGTGGCAGGAGGGAGCGGATTATTGTTCGATTCGTGTCAAATCGAATTGGTTATTTGATCTGATGAATTTTCGACGATGGGCTCATAGCTATAAGGGGCTTGTCCCCAATGCTGAAGACCGTTATCGATTGCAGGTTGCAGCTCTGATGGTTCTCCCGACATGTAAATCTAATGAGGTTAGAAGGGAGTATTTTGATTGGTTTGAAAACGAAATATTGAAAGAAATCAAAGAGCGGGATCATCCGTTGTTTAGTCTGATTGTTACAGGGGCAGCTAACTTGATTGATAGCTGTCTAAAAAATATATACGCCAATGAGGCACAAAATGACAAATGA